From Synechococcus sp. A10-1-5-1, a single genomic window includes:
- a CDS encoding phycobiliprotein lyase, with the protein MSDNASFPPDSIEAFLHLCEGEWMCLRSRFVLGDDSDAGEGDEWHSSERGELVVRHLEGNPGGLSVGPKDQTPKQLQFQADGQFQAGEQQGRWTLWPDCSLELILEQGDSEIRERIWFNKPNLRLRSTIEQPADGTPGRASFSSEIRRVSRPAA; encoded by the coding sequence ATGAGCGACAACGCCTCCTTCCCTCCGGACTCAATCGAAGCCTTCCTGCACCTCTGTGAAGGCGAGTGGATGTGCCTGCGATCCCGTTTCGTCCTCGGTGATGACAGCGACGCCGGAGAAGGCGACGAGTGGCACAGCAGCGAGCGCGGGGAGCTGGTGGTCCGCCACCTCGAGGGCAACCCCGGGGGGCTGAGCGTGGGGCCCAAGGACCAGACACCCAAGCAGCTTCAGTTCCAAGCCGATGGCCAGTTCCAAGCGGGGGAGCAGCAGGGCCGCTGGACCCTCTGGCCCGACTGCAGCCTGGAGCTGATCCTGGAGCAGGGCGACAGCGAGATCCGCGAGCGGATCTGGTTCAACAAGCCCAACCTGCGCCTGCGCTCCACCATCGAGCAGCCGGCCGATGGCACCCCTGGACGCGCCAGCTTCAGCTCTGAAATCCGCCGGGTCAGCCGGCCCGCCGCCTGA
- the trmD gene encoding tRNA (guanosine(37)-N1)-methyltransferase TrmD, giving the protein MRLDVVSLTPEAFAPLQGLGVIGRAFAAGRAELHVHNPRDFATDRYRKVDDEPYGGGAGMVLKPEPVFAAFESIPVQPRRRTLLMSPQGQPLRQVDLRRWSADYDQLVFLCGHYEGFDERIRSLADEEVSIGDFVLTGGELPAMTIINGVVRLLPGTVGTEACLEEESHSALLLEHPHYTRPADFRGMTVPDVLRSGDHGAIARWRAQQQQERTRERRPDLYARWQAEQQT; this is encoded by the coding sequence ATGCGTCTCGATGTGGTCAGCCTGACCCCGGAAGCCTTTGCGCCACTGCAGGGTCTTGGGGTGATCGGCCGCGCCTTCGCTGCCGGCCGCGCTGAGCTCCACGTGCACAACCCGCGGGATTTCGCCACGGATCGCTACCGCAAGGTGGACGACGAGCCCTATGGCGGCGGTGCCGGCATGGTGCTCAAGCCGGAGCCGGTCTTTGCCGCCTTCGAGTCGATCCCGGTGCAACCGCGCCGGCGCACCCTGTTGATGTCACCCCAGGGGCAACCCCTGCGCCAGGTGGACCTACGCCGCTGGTCTGCGGACTACGACCAGCTGGTCTTCCTCTGCGGCCACTACGAGGGATTTGATGAGCGGATTCGCTCCCTGGCCGACGAGGAAGTCTCGATCGGAGACTTCGTGCTGACCGGCGGCGAACTGCCGGCGATGACGATCATCAACGGCGTGGTTCGCCTGTTGCCGGGCACCGTCGGCACCGAGGCCTGCCTGGAGGAGGAGAGCCACAGCGCGCTGCTGCTGGAGCACCCCCACTACACCCGCCCGGCGGACTTCCGCGGCATGACCGTTCCGGATGTCCTGCGCAGCGGCGACCATGGCGCCATTGCCCGCTGGCGCGCTCAGCAGCAGCAAGAGCGCACCCGCGAGCGAAGACCTGATCTCTACGCCCGCTGGCAAGCGGAGCAGCAGACCTAA
- a CDS encoding Bax inhibitor-1 family protein, whose translation MPASSNFQEAIRDAQSSALVGPNVVNKALPYVGGGMVLTAGGVMGGLALLASNPASFMPLFWVALIGNFVLFFVAQNVALKANNSTALPLMAAYSLITGFTLSGIVALAIGTAGIGAIGTAALATGVTFMAASVMGRRMSDSVGQALSGVVGLGILGLVIAMVVQIIGGIFVPGFGMGGMELLIAGFGTVIFVGAAFVDFYTMPRTYSDDQYLAGALSMYLTYINLFIFILRLVIALNGGGRRD comes from the coding sequence ATGCCGGCCAGCAGCAATTTCCAGGAGGCCATCCGCGACGCGCAATCCAGCGCTCTCGTGGGGCCCAACGTGGTCAATAAGGCGCTGCCCTACGTGGGTGGCGGCATGGTGCTCACCGCCGGTGGCGTGATGGGCGGCCTGGCCCTGTTGGCCAGCAACCCCGCCAGCTTCATGCCCCTGTTCTGGGTGGCCCTGATTGGCAACTTCGTTCTGTTCTTCGTGGCTCAGAACGTGGCCCTGAAGGCCAACAACAGCACGGCCCTGCCGCTGATGGCGGCCTACAGCCTGATCACCGGCTTCACCCTGAGCGGCATCGTGGCCCTGGCCATTGGGACCGCTGGCATCGGTGCGATCGGCACCGCCGCCCTGGCCACCGGCGTCACCTTTATGGCGGCCTCGGTGATGGGTCGCCGCATGAGCGACAGCGTCGGTCAGGCCCTGAGCGGTGTCGTCGGCCTGGGCATCCTCGGCCTGGTCATCGCCATGGTCGTCCAGATCATCGGCGGCATCTTCGTGCCCGGCTTCGGCATGGGCGGCATGGAGCTGCTGATCGCCGGCTTTGGCACCGTGATCTTCGTGGGCGCGGCCTTCGTGGACTTCTACACGATGCCCCGCACCTACAGCGACGACCAGTACCTGGCCGGTGCGCTGAGCATGTACCTGACCTACATCAACCTGTTCATCTTCATCCTGCGTCTGGTGATCGCCCTCAACGGTGGCGGTCGCCGCGACTGA
- the larB gene encoding nickel pincer cofactor biosynthesis protein LarB, whose protein sequence is MSEQARLDLQRRQRLGMAEAIWGEHKSAEQIAAILVRQQRSGELALATRVDAAKAQAVAALLANDPQLQFHTDARCLSLGSAAAARPALGDVVVLSGGTSDLPVAAEAQLALQWHGIACELVLDVGVAGLHRLLDQLDRLRQARVLIACAGMEGALPTVLAGLLPQPVIGVPVSVGYGVSAGGQAALHGMLASCAPGLSVVNIDNGYGAAMAALRILLSSGAAAER, encoded by the coding sequence ATGAGCGAGCAGGCCCGCCTGGATCTACAGCGCCGCCAACGCCTCGGGATGGCGGAGGCCATTTGGGGAGAGCACAAGAGCGCCGAGCAGATCGCCGCGATCCTGGTGCGGCAGCAGCGAAGCGGCGAGCTGGCCCTGGCCACCCGAGTGGATGCCGCCAAGGCCCAGGCCGTCGCCGCGTTGCTCGCGAATGACCCGCAGCTGCAGTTCCACACGGACGCGCGTTGCCTGAGCCTCGGTTCAGCTGCAGCCGCCAGGCCCGCGCTGGGGGACGTGGTGGTCCTGAGCGGCGGCACCAGTGATCTCCCAGTCGCCGCCGAAGCGCAGCTCGCTCTGCAGTGGCACGGGATTGCCTGCGAGCTGGTGCTGGATGTGGGCGTGGCGGGTTTGCACCGCCTGCTGGACCAACTCGATCGACTGCGCCAGGCCCGGGTGCTGATCGCCTGTGCCGGCATGGAAGGAGCACTGCCCACGGTCCTCGCTGGCCTGCTGCCCCAACCGGTGATCGGGGTTCCCGTCAGCGTCGGCTACGGCGTCAGCGCCGGCGGCCAGGCAGCCCTCCACGGAATGCTGGCCAGCTGCGCTCCAGGCCTCAGCGTGGTGAATATCGACAACGGCTATGGCGCCGCGATGGCAGCCCTGCGGATCCTGCTCAGCAGTGGGGCCGCAGCGGAGCGGTAA
- the era gene encoding GTPase Era: MESHDQLPPFPDLSDLPAEAVAEGFTLGQSPEGFRSGFVALVGRPNVGKSTLMNQLVGEKVAITSPVAQTTRNRLRAILTTPTAQLVLVDTPGIHKPHHLLGERLVQTARGAIGEVDQVLLLVDGSQAAGRGDGFIVELLERTKVPVQVALNKCDLVDPAQAAELEASYRELVPGWPLHPVSALNGDGTEALVNALAAELPEGPHLYPPDAVSDQPEQLLLAELIREQVLQHTREEIPHSVAVQIERVVDDKERTAVLATVLVERTSQKGILIGKGGRMLRQIGTGARQQMQKLISGPVYLELFVKVVPNWRRSSSRLAELGYRGDS, translated from the coding sequence ATGGAGTCACACGACCAGCTGCCGCCTTTCCCAGATCTCAGTGATCTGCCGGCCGAGGCCGTGGCCGAGGGCTTCACCCTGGGGCAGAGCCCCGAAGGATTCCGCTCAGGCTTTGTCGCCCTGGTGGGACGGCCCAACGTGGGCAAGTCCACCTTGATGAATCAGTTGGTCGGGGAGAAGGTGGCCATCACCTCTCCAGTAGCCCAGACCACTCGGAACCGGCTGCGGGCGATCCTCACAACCCCCACGGCGCAGCTGGTCCTGGTGGACACCCCTGGGATCCACAAACCCCATCACCTCCTCGGGGAGCGCCTGGTGCAAACCGCCCGCGGCGCCATCGGTGAAGTCGATCAGGTGCTGCTGCTGGTGGATGGCAGCCAGGCCGCCGGCCGCGGGGATGGCTTCATCGTTGAGCTGCTCGAGCGCACCAAGGTGCCCGTCCAGGTCGCCCTGAACAAATGCGATCTGGTGGATCCGGCCCAGGCCGCCGAGCTGGAGGCCAGCTACCGCGAACTCGTTCCCGGCTGGCCCCTGCACCCCGTCAGCGCCCTGAATGGCGATGGGACCGAGGCCCTGGTCAATGCCCTGGCGGCCGAACTGCCGGAAGGGCCGCACCTCTACCCACCCGATGCGGTCAGTGACCAACCGGAGCAGCTGCTGCTAGCGGAACTCATCCGCGAGCAGGTCCTCCAGCACACCCGTGAAGAGATCCCCCACTCGGTCGCCGTTCAAATCGAGCGGGTCGTGGATGACAAGGAACGCACCGCGGTCCTGGCCACGGTCCTCGTGGAGCGCACCAGCCAGAAGGGCATCCTGATCGGCAAGGGCGGGCGGATGCTGCGCCAAATCGGCACCGGCGCCCGGCAGCAGATGCAGAAGCTGATTTCTGGACCGGTCTACCTGGAGCTCTTTGTCAAAGTCGTTCCCAACTGGCGCCGGAGCTCATCACGCCTGGCGGAATTGGGGTACCGCGGCGACAGCTGA
- a CDS encoding PhoH family protein: MPEAESLTAFTIDLPDQDAAMALAGEAESTLHRLEALTGASLVLRGLSLQMRGRPNQLERAAGLVELLRPLWQEGQSITQVDVQTALSALDTGRGEEHQQLGKQVLARSQSGKLLRPRTLKQKTYVEAIERHDLTFALGPAGTGKTFLAAVQAVRALQERKVERLILTRPAVEAGERLGFLPGDLQQKVDPYLRPLYDALHSLLGQERTAALIEKNVIEVAPLAYMRGRTLAEAFVILDEAQNTTPAQMRMVLTRLGEGSKMVVTGDPTQIDLPQGQLSGLIEAAQVLDGVEGIAVCRLSAADVVRHPLVQRLVTAYAARDAARARR, from the coding sequence ATGCCCGAGGCTGAAAGCCTCACGGCCTTCACCATCGACCTTCCCGACCAGGACGCCGCCATGGCCCTGGCTGGTGAAGCTGAATCAACCCTGCATCGCCTGGAAGCCCTGACTGGTGCTTCCTTGGTGCTGCGGGGTCTTTCCTTGCAGATGCGAGGCCGCCCCAATCAATTGGAGCGGGCCGCAGGCCTGGTTGAACTGCTGCGTCCCCTCTGGCAGGAAGGACAAAGCATCACCCAGGTGGATGTGCAAACAGCCCTCTCTGCCCTGGACACCGGCCGAGGGGAAGAGCACCAACAGCTCGGGAAACAGGTCCTAGCCCGCAGCCAGAGCGGCAAGCTGCTGCGGCCACGCACCCTTAAACAGAAGACCTACGTCGAGGCGATCGAGCGCCACGACCTCACCTTCGCCCTCGGTCCCGCTGGCACCGGCAAGACCTTCCTGGCTGCAGTCCAGGCGGTTCGGGCCCTGCAGGAACGAAAGGTGGAGCGGCTGATCTTGACCCGCCCCGCCGTGGAAGCCGGCGAGCGACTGGGCTTTTTGCCAGGGGATCTCCAACAGAAGGTCGACCCCTACCTGCGTCCCCTCTACGACGCCTTACACAGCCTGCTGGGTCAGGAGCGAACCGCGGCGCTGATCGAGAAGAACGTCATCGAGGTCGCCCCGTTGGCCTACATGCGCGGAAGGACCCTGGCAGAAGCCTTCGTGATCCTCGATGAGGCGCAGAACACCACCCCCGCTCAGATGCGAATGGTGCTGACCCGTCTGGGCGAAGGCTCGAAGATGGTGGTCACGGGTGACCCCACCCAGATCGATCTTCCCCAAGGTCAATTGAGCGGCTTAATCGAGGCGGCTCAGGTTCTCGACGGCGTGGAGGGAATCGCGGTCTGCCGGCTCAGTGCCGCCGATGTGGTGCGCCATCCCCTGGTGCAGCGCCTGGTGACCGCCTACGCCGCCCGGGACGCAGCCCGCGCCCGGCGTTAG
- the ispF gene encoding 2-C-methyl-D-erythritol 2,4-cyclodiphosphate synthase, with protein MPLRIGNGYDIHRLVPGRPLILGGQRLDHPAGLGLDGHSDADVLVHAIMDALLGALSLGDIGKYFPPDDPKWKGADSLVLLEQVVALVRERGWSVVNVDSVVVAERPKLKPHIEAMRCAIAARMGVEPDQVGVKATTNEKLGAEGREEGISCQAVALLQKP; from the coding sequence ATGCCACTCCGCATCGGCAACGGCTACGACATCCACCGGCTGGTGCCGGGTCGGCCGCTGATCCTGGGCGGCCAACGGCTGGACCATCCCGCAGGCCTGGGACTCGATGGCCACAGCGATGCCGACGTGCTGGTGCACGCGATCATGGATGCCCTGCTGGGGGCCCTGTCCCTTGGGGACATCGGCAAGTACTTCCCCCCCGACGACCCGAAGTGGAAGGGTGCCGACAGCCTGGTGCTGTTGGAGCAGGTCGTGGCCTTGGTGCGTGAGCGGGGCTGGAGTGTCGTGAACGTCGATTCCGTCGTGGTTGCCGAGCGCCCGAAGCTCAAGCCGCATATCGAAGCCATGCGCTGTGCCATCGCCGCGCGCATGGGTGTGGAGCCCGATCAGGTGGGCGTCAAAGCCACGACCAATGAAAAGCTCGGCGCCGAGGGCCGTGAGGAGGGCATCTCCTGCCAGGCCGTGGCCCTGCTGCAGAAACCATGA
- a CDS encoding TIGR03792 family protein — translation MSLLARVAALALCLAMLLAGHPDVAIATNDQPGGQLEVVVVEHLRIKVPAEGRAAWMQAEQGSWEPWLQQQAGFLGRELLWDSEREEGTLLIRWASKEQWKAIPEAEVEAVQERFEQLAREATGQRQGNPFPLVFEGELIPAA, via the coding sequence ATGAGCCTGCTCGCTAGGGTCGCCGCACTCGCGCTCTGCCTGGCGATGCTGCTGGCTGGCCATCCCGACGTGGCGATTGCCACCAACGACCAGCCCGGCGGTCAACTGGAGGTGGTCGTCGTTGAGCACCTACGGATCAAGGTGCCGGCGGAGGGTCGCGCCGCCTGGATGCAAGCCGAGCAGGGCAGTTGGGAACCGTGGCTGCAACAGCAAGCCGGTTTCCTGGGCCGCGAATTGCTCTGGGACAGCGAACGGGAGGAAGGCACGCTGCTCATCCGCTGGGCCAGCAAAGAGCAATGGAAAGCGATCCCCGAAGCCGAGGTGGAGGCCGTGCAAGAGCGTTTTGAGCAACTCGCCCGCGAAGCCACGGGCCAACGGCAAGGCAATCCCTTCCCTCTGGTCTTTGAAGGGGAACTGATCCCGGCTGCATGA
- a CDS encoding NfeD family protein — translation MPDRNPVTALLWFLVALALLALEWLGVEFDGLLAAALAALFVSLLCAWLPLNLGLQLLLFASGSLALLLLLQRWSARKRERAIRQSDAAQYAEVISGFDAGSDQGRVLWHGQSWAAENLEPGQALQPGSQVLVMGRDGTNLQVLPSA, via the coding sequence GTGCCTGATCGCAACCCCGTGACTGCGCTGCTCTGGTTTCTGGTTGCCTTGGCCCTCTTGGCCCTGGAGTGGCTCGGGGTGGAGTTCGACGGACTGCTCGCCGCGGCCCTGGCCGCCCTGTTCGTCTCGCTGCTCTGCGCCTGGTTGCCCCTGAACCTGGGGCTGCAGCTGCTGCTCTTTGCCTCTGGCTCGCTCGCCCTGCTTCTGCTGCTGCAGCGCTGGTCCGCGCGCAAGCGGGAGCGGGCCATCCGCCAGAGCGACGCGGCCCAGTACGCCGAGGTCATCAGTGGCTTTGATGCAGGAAGTGACCAGGGTCGGGTGCTCTGGCACGGCCAAAGCTGGGCAGCGGAGAACCTGGAGCCTGGGCAAGCGCTTCAGCCCGGCAGCCAGGTGCTGGTGATGGGCCGGGACGGCACCAACCTGCAGGTGCTGCCGAGCGCCTAG
- the ffh gene encoding signal recognition particle protein codes for MFDELSQRFEDAVKNLRGQGAINEGNIDGALKDVRRALLEADVSLPVVKDFVEEVRKKALGAEVVRGVSPDQKFIQVVHEQLVDTMGGENAPLAAAGTEGAPAVVLMAGLQGAGKTTATAKLGLHLKEKGRKALLVGADVYRPAAIEQLKTLGGQIGVEVFSLGTDAKPEAIAAAGLEKAKAEGFDTVLVDTAGRLQIDISMMEEMVRIREAVQPDEVLLVVDSMIGQEAAELTRAFHDQVGITGAVLTKLDGDSRGGAALSIRKVSGAPIKFIGTGEKVEALQPFHPERMASRILGMGDVLTLVEKAQKEVELADVAKMQQKLQEATFDFSDFVKQMRLIKRMGSLGGLMKMIPGMNKIDDGMLKQGEEQLKKIEAMISSMTEAERSDPDLLAANPSRRRRIASGSGHTAADVDKVLQNFQQMRGFMQQMTRGGGMPGMPGMGGFPGMGGMPGMGGAPAGRGGRGGGMPKAPKPAKKRKGFGQL; via the coding sequence ATGTTCGACGAGCTCTCCCAACGGTTTGAAGATGCCGTCAAGAACCTGCGCGGTCAGGGGGCGATCAATGAGGGAAATATCGACGGTGCGCTCAAGGATGTGCGCCGGGCCCTGCTGGAGGCCGATGTCAGCCTTCCGGTGGTCAAGGACTTCGTCGAGGAGGTCCGCAAAAAGGCCCTAGGGGCTGAGGTGGTGCGAGGCGTCAGCCCCGACCAGAAATTCATTCAGGTGGTGCACGAGCAACTCGTGGACACCATGGGCGGCGAGAACGCTCCCCTGGCCGCCGCGGGAACAGAAGGCGCCCCAGCTGTGGTGCTGATGGCCGGCCTCCAGGGCGCCGGCAAGACGACCGCCACCGCCAAGCTCGGCCTCCACCTCAAAGAGAAAGGACGCAAGGCGCTGTTGGTGGGCGCCGACGTCTACCGCCCCGCGGCCATCGAGCAGCTCAAAACCCTGGGCGGACAGATCGGCGTTGAGGTCTTCAGCCTGGGCACCGATGCCAAGCCAGAAGCCATCGCCGCCGCTGGCCTTGAAAAGGCCAAAGCGGAGGGCTTCGACACCGTCCTGGTGGACACCGCCGGCCGCCTCCAGATCGACATCTCGATGATGGAGGAGATGGTCCGCATCCGCGAGGCCGTGCAGCCCGATGAGGTGCTGCTGGTCGTGGATTCGATGATCGGCCAGGAGGCCGCCGAACTGACCCGGGCCTTCCACGATCAGGTGGGCATCACCGGTGCAGTCCTCACCAAGCTCGACGGCGACTCCCGCGGCGGTGCGGCCCTCTCGATCCGCAAGGTCAGCGGCGCCCCAATCAAATTCATCGGTACCGGGGAAAAGGTTGAGGCGCTTCAGCCCTTCCACCCGGAGCGGATGGCCAGCCGCATCCTCGGCATGGGCGACGTCCTCACCCTGGTGGAGAAGGCCCAGAAGGAGGTCGAGCTGGCCGATGTGGCCAAGATGCAGCAGAAGCTCCAGGAAGCCACTTTCGACTTCTCGGACTTCGTTAAGCAGATGCGCCTGATCAAGCGCATGGGCTCCCTGGGCGGCCTCATGAAAATGATCCCGGGGATGAACAAGATCGACGACGGGATGCTCAAGCAGGGCGAAGAGCAGCTCAAAAAGATCGAAGCGATGATCAGCTCCATGACGGAGGCCGAACGCAGCGACCCCGACCTGCTGGCCGCCAATCCCTCCCGCCGGCGCCGGATCGCCAGCGGCAGTGGCCACACCGCCGCGGATGTGGACAAGGTGCTGCAGAACTTCCAGCAGATGCGGGGCTTCATGCAACAGATGACCCGCGGTGGCGGCATGCCTGGAATGCCCGGCATGGGCGGCTTCCCCGGTATGGGTGGCATGCCTGGCATGGGCGGCGCTCCCGCCGGCCGCGGTGGCCGTGGCGGTGGGATGCCGAAAGCCCCGAAACCCGCCAAGAAGCGCAAGGGCTTCGGCCAGCTCTAA
- a CDS encoding SPFH domain-containing protein, whose product MEALFGLPALVVMAFLGLNSIKVTSGGQSRLVERLGKYDRQLQPGLSLVLPVVERVVSHESLKERVLDIPPQQCITRDNVAIEVDAVVYWQLLEHERAYYSVDNLQAAMVNLVLTQIRAEMGKLDLDQTFTTRQEVNEALLRELDSATDPWGVKVTRVELRDIQPSRGVQQAMEQQMTAEREKRAAILRSEGEKESQLNAARGRAEALVLDAKAKQEALLLEAEAQAKQQALLAQARADASTRLAKAIQADPEAAEAMRLLLAGDWMAMGEQMAQAPGGSVLMVDPQSPAALISALKGFQQQG is encoded by the coding sequence ATGGAAGCGCTGTTTGGCTTGCCGGCCCTGGTGGTCATGGCCTTTTTGGGGCTCAACAGCATCAAGGTCACCAGCGGCGGGCAATCCCGTCTGGTGGAGCGGCTGGGGAAGTACGACCGGCAGCTGCAGCCGGGGCTCTCCTTGGTGCTTCCTGTGGTCGAGCGGGTGGTGAGCCATGAGTCGCTGAAGGAGCGGGTGCTCGACATCCCGCCGCAGCAGTGCATCACCCGCGACAACGTCGCCATTGAGGTGGATGCGGTCGTCTATTGGCAACTGCTGGAGCACGAGCGGGCCTACTACTCCGTCGACAACCTTCAGGCGGCGATGGTCAACCTGGTGTTGACCCAGATCCGTGCTGAGATGGGCAAGCTCGATCTGGATCAGACCTTCACGACGCGCCAGGAGGTGAATGAGGCGCTGCTGCGGGAGTTGGATTCCGCCACCGACCCCTGGGGGGTGAAGGTCACCCGTGTGGAGCTGCGGGACATCCAACCCTCCCGCGGCGTGCAGCAGGCGATGGAGCAGCAGATGACCGCGGAGCGGGAGAAGCGCGCCGCGATCCTGCGCTCGGAAGGCGAGAAGGAGTCCCAGCTGAATGCGGCCCGGGGGCGGGCTGAAGCGCTGGTGCTCGATGCCAAGGCCAAGCAGGAAGCCCTGCTGCTGGAAGCGGAAGCCCAGGCCAAGCAACAGGCTCTCTTGGCTCAGGCCCGCGCCGATGCATCCACCCGTTTAGCCAAGGCGATTCAGGCCGATCCTGAGGCGGCGGAAGCGATGCGCCTGCTGCTGGCTGGCGATTGGATGGCGATGGGCGAGCAGATGGCCCAGGCCCCTGGGGGCAGCGTCTTGATGGTGGACCCCCAAAGCCCGGCAGCCTTGATCTCCGCCCTCAAGGGTTTCCAGCAGCAGGGTTAG
- the rpsP gene encoding 30S ribosomal protein S16, producing MIKLRLKRFGKKREASFRLVACNSTSRRDGRPLEELGFYNPRTKETRLDTEAIRARLAQGAQPTEVVQTLLERGGLIEKKVRSSVVVGQKKQAAIREAAAKQAAKEAAEAKAAEAAAAAEAPAEEATEA from the coding sequence ATGATCAAGCTCCGCCTGAAGCGGTTCGGTAAAAAGCGGGAAGCGAGCTTCCGCCTGGTGGCCTGCAACAGCACCTCACGCCGTGACGGTCGTCCCCTCGAGGAGCTGGGCTTCTACAACCCCCGCACCAAGGAGACCCGTCTCGACACTGAGGCCATCCGTGCCCGTCTCGCCCAGGGCGCCCAGCCCACCGAGGTCGTTCAAACCCTGCTCGAGCGCGGCGGTCTGATCGAGAAGAAGGTGCGCTCCTCTGTGGTCGTCGGCCAGAAGAAGCAGGCTGCCATCCGCGAGGCTGCTGCCAAGCAGGCCGCTAAGGAAGCAGCTGAAGCCAAGGCCGCCGAAGCCGCTGCCGCTGCAGAGGCTCCCGCTGAAGAAGCAACCGAAGCCTGA